TACAATTGCACCTGCGTTTGTCCAGCTTTAGGCTACTTTACACTGAATAAATCCTAGTTCTGCTCCGGCTTTTTTACTAGATGGAGAGGTTGGGTCGGTACTGGAATAACTCACCCTCCTTTTTACCACACACAGAACTTTTATTTTCAGCTTTATGCCGTTAAATTCTCTGTGCAAAGACAGCTCcaaaagagacaaaacatgctgatgctgccttcaaatgctgcaaTTACAGGTCGCGCTTAAACGACCCAATAAAATGGTAAATACAAATGGGAAAGTAGAATTTACAGTTGCTGAGCTCTGTATGGTACTTTTGTgtcagggtccattttgttatttctcaCTTAAAAGTACTTGACTACACAATGAATTGTAATTTAAGATTGTTAAACTCGGAAGTTGTAGGATCATTGCATTTGGTTTATATTGTTTATTGCTATTGACATTCACTCTAGACTATTCCGGTAAATGTTGTACGGAAACCCTGATAGCCAGAGATAATAAAGAGTAAAGCTACCGCAGTAGAAACAAATCTCTACCGGTTGACAAATTTCTACTGTCGCACGGTATAGAGGCCACCGTCATACCGCCCAGCCCTAGTATACACCAATTAACACTAATTTAAGATCTAACAGTGATTTTTGTATAGCATCGGATGAAGAATGGCAGCTTGTAtagaatgtgaaaaacaataaagaatagTCTCTGCATAGAGATGGATATAACAGGCTCTCGAAGACTTTGCAACATTGTTTATATATAAGGTAAACAATATAGGGCCCAATATCGAGCCTTGGGGAACGCCCTTTGTTAAATGAAAGAACTCGGATTATACACCTCCCACTTTAACACATTGATATCTGTCAGAGAGCTAGTTTTCAAACCAACCACAGGCAGCAGAATCTAatccaatataataataaagtcTCTGTAAGAGCAGGGAATGATCAACAGAGTAGTGGTTGGGTAAGCATTAATCAATAGCATATATTACTTCATAAAACCATGACAGATACAGTATGGTATGGTTCCAATCTCAGATTGTCATGTTGTGGTGAAGTGGGAGCGCTTCTTCCTCTGCACAAGTCAGCAGGAATGACTCGGTGTTGAGAGACGCTGTTCAATTCTGCACAGCATTTTATATGAGACTCTGTCTGTTGGACAGCAGAACTTTCATTGTTTTACCATTCACATTAATGAAACCTGAATATTTTCTCAATTGGTTTAAGTGTTCATAGAACTGCTTGGATCCTACAAACACGGCTTGcagctatattattattattattattattgttatttttgtttttgtgggtGTTCCCTGTCTTACCGACTGTCtctgtttgatgatgtcagagctgaTTGGCAGGAAGAGAAGCGTCGCCACTAAGGAGGCAAAATGAATTCTTCAGAAGAGGTGAGAACATTTTAATCTGTTGGTAACATGAACCTGGTAGCTTGTCTATTTATTTGATATATGAGAATACCTATGATTGCTaattattctctctccctccctctctttggtAACATTAGCCTGTTGGCTTGGTTATTCATACATTTATGATGAGATATTTGACAATACATGATATCTCAGTACATCAGCTGCTGCTTTTGTCCAGGTCTGgatgaaataaaatatgatgcCATATATTGTATGATGTTGGATATGTTATGATAGTAAATTTGATACTACACAGTATATACCGCAGGGTATatatgttgtttgtctgtttcatAGCTAAAAGTATTATGTCAGAACTGGTAATTTAGTGTTAAACCTATTAGCTATTCCCCCCCCTTCACTCTGTGATGATCTCTTTTTTTATATCTTTCTCttcagaaacagagagacaccaaCAGACCCAAACATCACCgctgtcagcagtgtgacaAAGAATTCACAACACTTCAACATTTAAAGGAGCATCAGAGAgttcatacaggagagaaaccttACTCCTGTCAGCAGTGTGGGAAATCTTTCAGTTACTCAGGTCACCTAACAAGACATCAACGCATTCACACgggagagaaaccataccaaTGTGACaaatgtgggaagagtttcaaTCAGTCAAGTTCATACAAGGAACATCAGCGTATTCACATTGGGGAGAAACCATACAGGTGTGACCAATGTGGTAAGAGTTTCAGTCACTCAAGTACATACAGTCAACACCAGCGTATGCACGCTGGGGAGAAACCAtaccactgtgaccaatgtgggaagagtttcagtcAGTCAAGTACATGCAAGGAACACCAGCGTATtcacactggggagaaaccatacCACTGTGACCGATGTGGGAGAAGTTTCACTCGTTCAAGTACATACAGGGAACACCAGCatatccacactggagagaaaccctaCCACTGTGAGCAATGTGGCAAGGGTTTCCGTCAGTCAGATACATACAGGAAACACCTGCGTAGCCACACTGGAGAAAAACCAtaccactgtgaccaatgtggtAAGAGTTTCAGTCGGTTAAGTACATGCAGGAGACACCAGCGcattcacactggagagaaaccatacggGTGTACCCGGTGTAAGAAAAACTTCACCTGGCCTCATCAGCTAAAGAGACACTGGTGCATCTGAACTACTGCAGAGTGCCTCCACTGTCTGCAGGAGGAACAAGCTTCTCTCTGTCAAACCAACGCAGCAAGCTCAAGTGTTCAGGTCACAACACCAAACTGGGCCTCGTTCATTGTACGTTGTTTTATTCATCCAGGCCAACGTGATGCTAGCCGGTTTATCCAGTTAACTTAGTTATCCATGTACGAGGAACGAGTCCCTGGACTTTAAATTACAGCTGGGTTTACTCtgtctcacacgcacacacattattTGTTAAATGATATGTTAGTTCTTTCTGGTCCAAACTATTTTAATGAGATTCCAGATACATTTTGACTCATTTTTATCTAACCTTTTGAAAACTTTTAAAGTCAGTCTTTAACACTGTTGGAGAACTTTGACACAGTTGAAAATGTGTTGATGttcaaacacttttttttcactatttttgtctttttagttCATTGAGGAGTCGCAATGAAATGGAAATTTGatatcttgcttccttaatgtgatgtatttccttttgaaacaggatgttggggcgggacataacagggagggatcattcaaaagtgtaaaccaatgggagatcagttatgGGACGGGATtgctcaaaaatctgtgatgttttattggttggatttttttatgttgttttttggtAAGTGATGAAGTCACTTCCAGGAAGTGAACTTAATGAGTTTgatatataaatacaataattttttttttttttttcgaatcATTTTGGCACAAATTGTAAAATAAGCCGTGGAGaactcatttttcttttcagtgtgactttaatacataaatgaaaatgtttgcatCTTCTCTTTCACACAAGATTTTTCATTGTCATATGTATTATTTCTCAAGATGCTGTTATGTTTCGtttggttttttgttttatttggtgtttttttgtaatcataTTACTTTGTATTGCTTGTTTTTGGGGAAGTCTTAAGTGTCAATATCCATACTCATAAAATGGTAATAAACACGTTAGGTCGGTACATTTAATTGTTGCTCCATGGGACTTTATTGTTGTAGCAGTTACAAATGTACAACAGCGGCattggagacacacacacacacacacacacacacacacacacacacacacacacacacacactacctctgGCAGGTTGTGGGTTCTATTCCCATACTAAAgatgtctcctctcctggttCTGTAAGGTGCTTTAGATAAAAAATCACACAACAAAATGCTGTGGACTAATAGTGTGATGTAGTGTAGTATGTTATAGTATAATATTGTACAGTATAGTGTGTTACAGTAAAGTATGTGATCGTATAGTACATGGAAGTCATAGCATAGTATAATGTAACAGTATAATACATTATAGTACATCATGCTGCAGTATGTCATGGTTTAGTATGTAATATGCATCATAGTACAGTAAATGGAGGAAGTCCAGCTCTTCCAGCCAACTAAGATCAGACTAGTCAGAAGGCCAGAGGTTGTTGGTTCAATTCCCTCTAGGAGTGCTGGTTGTGTTTTGAGATCCAGCACTAAGAAGACATCAAGCTGATCTCAGACCAGCTGAAACTTCATCACACCAAGTAGCTCAGAGGAATAAGCTGCTGCAGAAAGTCTGGGAGCCTCTGCTCCAGTCATCAACGATTATATTAAATATCTATTTGTTTTGTTACATATAACTAGCTAGGCTGCTTACTAATGGTTCCATCCAAGAAATCTTCCAGCTCTAAAGTTGTAAACAAAGAGGATGAACATTGTTTACAGCTTTAGAGCGGTTTCACCCCACCAGCACTAACCTAGCTGATGACAGGAAGCCACTTGAGCTGTTGATAGGTGAAATCCACTTCTTGTCAGCCATACAACCATACAACTGAAACAGCCTACAGTGTCACATTTTTTGTTCATATAAAATCGTCATTATAAGAGCAGAAAAAACTAGCAGGCGATCTCATTGTTCATGTCAGGTATTAATGATGCAGAGCTTATAGGTCTCACCTGCATCATTTAAGAAATCCTTACCTCTCTAAAGTTGTTTAAAAAACTTATGAAAGCCTTTTGAATAACTATTAATATTTCAAACCACAAAGGACAGCAGGATATTACAATATTACCTAGCCCCGTTGGGACCGACGTTAGTCCCAATGGGGCTAATCCGAGCTAAAACAGCACAAAGTTAGCACCGAGGATCTGGAAAAAACCCGCTGACTTTAAATGGCTAGGCTGCTTAAAAGtcataaaagtttaaaaaggtGCGTTTTTAGTTGACGTTTAAAAGAAGTAAGACAGGTGACCTTACAAAGTTTAAAAGGAAGGTCATTCCACATCTTAGGTGCCTTGGTGGCAAATGCCCTCTCCCCTTTAGTCACCAGATTAGCCCTTGGAACGAGGAGCAGAGCCTTATTTGATGACCTTAGTGAGCATAGGTTGGGGCTAATCCACATAGCCAacaattccaaaacaaagaGCAGTGATGGGGAGTGGAGTTAGGAGTTCAAAAAGGTGATTGCATTTGGGATGAATGACCTTTTGTACACATTCTTGGTTGCTCTTACAACTCTATAGTGCCTCCCAGAGGGCAACAAAACAAATTCGAGGGTGTGTTGGATCAGACACAATTGGTTGGGCCTTACGTCTGGTCTGATCGTTATATGTACTAGACAATTGTCTCTGATCTTTGCCTATAATTTTCCTGGCCATATATACAATTCTGGTCAATTTATTTCTGTTCCTGGCCCCCAATTTCCCATATCATGTTGACATATTAAAAGATAAAACGCTCTCAATAAGGCTTTTGTAAACCAACTGTCCTTACTGACATCATAAGAAGATAGTTTCCTTAACAGATACAAACATTGCATTGCTttcttaaaaatgtatttgcagtGAAGCTTAGCCTACAGTCAAAAAAGGTTCCCAAGTACTTAAACTCCTCCACTAACTGTACAAGATGGTCGTTAACCAGGACTGGTGGAGAGAAGTGGAGTGGATCAAGGTTACTGCTGATAACCAGCTCCTTTGTCTTACTTTCATTAATGAACAGAGCACCGTCTTTGCACCAATGAGCTCACCGATATGGTGAAAATATGTagactctctgtctgtgtcccttTCCTGTAGTAAACtgacaatgaaaacaatgaGATTGCCTGCTAGTGTTTACTGCTCTTCTAATGAagattttatatattatatattttatatatccTGTatgttgtactgtactgtttttaACGTTATGGAGCACTCTAAGATGATTTTCCCCTtgagggacaataaagtttatcttgtcttatcttacCTTACCTTATATGAACATAAACTGACACTGTAGGCTTCAGCTGTGTACAGGGTTCAGCTGTATGATTTCACCTAACATGAAGTGGATTTCACCTATCAACAGCCCAAGTGGCTTCCTAGTCATGTCGTCAGCTAAATTAGTGTGTGGTGATACCGCTCTAAAGCTATAAGTTCATCCTGTTTGTTTACAACTTTAGAGCTCCATTGTTCATGTTCTAACAGACATCCGGGGGCAAATGCACATCTACCTACCTGAATCAACCCTATCTCGCAGTTACTCGTCCCATTTTACACTTTGGTCCTTCGAGCTGGATAAGGCATTTACCCAAGGAAATGGATTACAGGAACGACATACAGGCCAAGGGAGGAGCCAGACCAAAGCATGTAACACACCCACCAGCCTGGTCTAAGGACTATGAGGTTACAGTAACTACGCCGGTCATCGCTACCATGACGTGCAACCCCGAGGCACTGTCACATACAACCAGGGATTTCATGAGGAGTGGAGTTCTACACCAGACGAATGTGCTAGGATGACACATCTTATCCAACCACATGCATATACAACCAGTTCCCAGGTCCAGAGGGATGCTGCTCTTCATGAGACGACCCAGCTCGCCCCATGCCTGTCCAGAGAGAGAATGCATGTGGAAAGGCAGCAAGTGCCAATACCCTTTCTCCCCCCTGCATCATAGGCAGTCGTATACAGTCCGCGGGGAGCTCAGGGCAATTCAAATGGAGAACGCAAAGCTACTTCAAACACAGCAGGCCATGCATAAGGATCTGTTGGAGCTCTCTGAGGTTCGCTCTGAAATGAGGGAGCTGGTTAAGGCCACCAGCAATCTCTGTCCATCATCCAG
This region of Centroberyx gerrardi isolate f3 chromosome 23, fCenGer3.hap1.cur.20231027, whole genome shotgun sequence genomic DNA includes:
- the LOC139929887 gene encoding uncharacterized protein LOC139929887 — its product is MNSSEEKQRDTNRPKHHRCQQCDKEFTTLQHLKEHQRVHTGEKPYSCQQCGKSFSYSGHLTRHQRIHTGEKPYQCDKCGKSFNQSSSYKEHQRIHIGEKPYRCDQCGKSFSHSSTYSQHQRMHAGEKPYHCDQCGKSFSQSSTCKEHQRIHTGEKPYHCDRCGRSFTRSNTYRKHLRSHTGEKPYHCDQCGKSFSRLSTCRRHQRIHTGEKPYGCTRCKKNFTWPHQLKRHWCI